A stretch of the Thiohalospira halophila DSM 15071 genome encodes the following:
- a CDS encoding Tll0287-like domain-containing protein, whose protein sequence is MKRTILTLTSLALAGTAAAASLGEKVDQNVDDSRATIKQFATSLQGELKAAMQEGGPTQGISVCNEAAPRIAAEASESYGGDVSRTSLKVRNPDNAPDGWEREVLQRFDRLAERGADPKKLDHFEVHRTEDGGREFRYMKAIPTGEVCLTCHGENIPASVQETIDDHYPEDEARGFEKGDIRGAFTLTRPL, encoded by the coding sequence ATGAAACGCACCATCCTGACCCTTACCTCCCTGGCCCTGGCGGGTACCGCCGCGGCGGCCAGCCTGGGCGAAAAGGTCGACCAGAACGTGGATGACAGCCGTGCCACCATCAAGCAGTTCGCCACCTCGCTGCAGGGCGAACTCAAGGCGGCCATGCAGGAGGGCGGCCCGACGCAGGGCATCAGCGTCTGCAACGAGGCCGCCCCCCGCATCGCCGCCGAGGCCTCGGAGTCCTACGGTGGCGATGTGAGCCGTACCAGCCTCAAGGTCCGCAATCCCGACAATGCGCCGGACGGCTGGGAGCGCGAGGTCCTCCAGCGCTTCGATCGCCTTGCGGAGCGGGGTGCCGACCCCAAGAAGCTGGACCATTTCGAGGTCCATCGCACCGAGGACGGTGGCCGCGAATTCCGCTACATGAAGGCCATCCCCACCGGCGAGGTCTGCCTGACCTGTCACGGGGAGAATATCCCGGCATCGGTTCAGGAAACCATCGATGACCACTATCCTGAGGATGAGGCCCGGGGCTTCGAGAAGGGTGACATCCGGGGCGCCTTTACCCTGACCCGGCCGCTCTAG
- a CDS encoding malic enzyme-like NAD(P)-binding protein, which translates to MSDDLTRDALRYHAEPVPGKLATALTKPCSTQAELSLAYTPGVAAPVRAIAEEPLDAFRYTGRGNLVGVISNGTAVLGLGNTGPLASKPVMEGKAVLFKQFADIDVFDIEVEAEDPDDFVETVARLGPTFGGINLEDIAAPACFDIERRLAERMDIPVFHDDQHGTAVIVAAGLLNALELQGKALADARIVCLGAGAAGIASMNLLLNLGARAENLRLVDRKGVIHAGRDDLNQWKSAFAVETADRTLEDALSGADVFIGVSGPDLLTREMVASMAAGPVVFALSNPDPEIRPEVARAVRDDLILATGRTDYPNQVNNVLGFPFIFRGALDVRASAINVPMTTAAVRALAELAREPVPSEVLTAYGRDDLAFGPDYIIPTPFDPRLGERVPAAVARAAVDSGVARVELPARYQT; encoded by the coding sequence ATGAGCGACGACCTCACCCGCGACGCCCTGCGCTACCACGCCGAACCGGTGCCCGGGAAGCTGGCCACGGCGCTGACCAAGCCCTGCTCCACCCAGGCCGAGCTCTCCCTGGCCTATACGCCGGGGGTCGCGGCGCCGGTGCGCGCCATCGCCGAAGAGCCGCTGGATGCCTTCCGCTACACCGGCCGCGGCAACCTCGTGGGGGTGATCAGCAACGGGACCGCCGTGCTGGGGCTGGGCAATACCGGTCCGCTGGCGAGCAAGCCGGTGATGGAGGGCAAGGCGGTCCTGTTCAAGCAGTTCGCCGATATCGACGTCTTCGACATCGAGGTGGAGGCCGAGGACCCGGACGACTTCGTGGAGACAGTGGCCCGCCTGGGTCCGACCTTCGGCGGCATCAACCTCGAGGATATCGCCGCCCCCGCCTGCTTCGACATCGAGCGGCGCCTGGCCGAGCGCATGGACATCCCGGTCTTCCACGACGACCAGCACGGCACCGCCGTCATCGTCGCCGCCGGCCTGCTCAACGCCCTGGAGCTCCAGGGCAAGGCCCTGGCCGATGCCCGGATCGTCTGCCTGGGCGCCGGTGCTGCCGGGATCGCCTCCATGAATCTGCTGCTCAACCTGGGCGCGCGGGCGGAGAATCTACGGCTGGTGGACCGCAAGGGGGTCATCCACGCGGGTCGCGACGATCTCAACCAGTGGAAATCGGCCTTCGCCGTGGAGACCGCGGATCGGACCCTGGAGGATGCCCTGAGCGGCGCCGACGTCTTCATCGGCGTCTCCGGCCCCGATCTGCTCACCCGGGAGATGGTGGCGAGCATGGCCGCGGGCCCGGTGGTCTTCGCCCTCTCCAATCCCGATCCGGAGATCCGGCCGGAGGTGGCGCGCGCGGTTCGCGACGACCTGATCCTGGCCACGGGGCGCACCGACTACCCCAACCAGGTGAACAACGTCCTCGGCTTCCCCTTCATCTTCCGGGGCGCCCTGGACGTGCGGGCCTCGGCCATCAACGTCCCCATGACCACGGCGGCCGTTCGGGCCCTGGCCGAGCTGGCCCGGGAGCCGGTGCCGTCCGAGGTACTGACCGCCTACGGTCGCGACGATCTCGCCTTCGGTCCGGACTACATCATCCCCACGCCCTTCGACCCCCGCCTGGGCGAGCGCGTCCCGGCCGCCGTCGCCCGGGCCGCCGTGGACAGCGGCGTAGCCCGGGTCGAGCTCCCCGCCCGCTACCAGACCTGA
- a CDS encoding type 1 glutamine amidotransferase domain-containing protein, with product MKALILSADQFEDVELLAPQYRLLEAGYEVTVAAPATDPITGKKGYEVAVDRSVADVDPAGFELLVLPGGKAPAALRDDPAVQAITQHFMDAGKPVVAICHGPEILVSADRVRGRTLTGHADVRDAVPAAGGDYVDEEVVVDGNLVTSRVPKDIPAWLREMMALVESHKS from the coding sequence ATGAAGGCCCTGATCCTGAGCGCCGACCAGTTCGAGGACGTAGAGCTCCTGGCTCCCCAGTACCGCCTCCTGGAGGCCGGCTACGAGGTCACGGTAGCGGCACCGGCGACCGACCCCATCACCGGCAAGAAGGGCTACGAGGTAGCCGTGGACCGGTCCGTGGCCGACGTGGACCCGGCCGGTTTCGAACTACTGGTCCTGCCGGGGGGCAAGGCGCCGGCGGCGCTGCGCGACGATCCCGCCGTCCAGGCGATCACGCAGCACTTCATGGATGCCGGCAAGCCGGTGGTGGCCATCTGCCACGGCCCGGAGATCCTCGTCTCCGCCGACCGCGTTCGCGGCCGGACACTTACGGGCCATGCCGATGTACGCGACGCGGTACCGGCGGCCGGCGGCGATTACGTGGACGAAGAGGTGGTGGTGGACGGCAACCTCGTTACCTCCCGGGTGCCGAAGGATATCCCCGCCTGGCTGCGGGAGATGATGGCCCTGGTGGAGTCTCACAAGAGCTAA
- a CDS encoding NAD(P)/FAD-dependent oxidoreductase codes for MAHIVILGAGTGGTPAAYEMREALGREHKVTLINASETFQFVPSNPWVAVGWRERDDTTFPLRQYVEKKGINFIADRVDRIDPEANQLTLAGGDTVDYDYLVLTTGPMLAFDEVEGTGPHDGYTQSVCTIDHAETAYQKYEEFLKNPGPVVVGAVQGASCFGPAYEFAMILDRDLRKRKMRDQVPITFVTSEPYIGHMGLGGVGDSKGLLEHELRERHINWITNARTERVEDGKMYVTQLDEKGEVLKEHELDFNYSMMLPAFRGVPAVADVEGLCNPRGFVKVDECQRSPAYSNIFAAGVGIAIPPVEQTTVATGAPKTGYMIESMVTAIVENIAGEVEGKGGCNTQGTWSTICLADLGDTGAAFVALPQIPPRNVTWSKKGKWVHYAKIAFEKYFMRKMKTGHSEPIYEKYVLRMLGINRLKK; via the coding sequence ATGGCTCATATCGTCATCCTGGGGGCGGGCACCGGCGGCACGCCGGCGGCCTACGAGATGCGCGAGGCCCTCGGCCGCGAGCACAAGGTTACGCTCATCAACGCCTCCGAGACCTTCCAGTTCGTCCCCTCCAACCCCTGGGTTGCGGTCGGCTGGCGCGAGCGCGATGACACCACCTTCCCCCTCCGGCAGTACGTGGAGAAGAAGGGCATCAACTTCATCGCCGACCGGGTGGACAGGATCGACCCGGAGGCCAACCAGCTGACCCTGGCCGGCGGTGACACCGTCGACTACGACTACCTGGTGCTGACCACCGGCCCCATGCTCGCCTTCGACGAGGTCGAGGGTACCGGGCCCCATGACGGCTACACCCAGTCGGTCTGCACCATCGACCACGCCGAGACCGCGTACCAGAAGTACGAGGAATTCCTGAAGAACCCGGGCCCGGTGGTGGTCGGGGCCGTCCAGGGGGCCTCCTGCTTCGGGCCCGCCTACGAGTTCGCCATGATCCTCGATCGGGATCTGCGCAAGCGGAAGATGCGCGACCAGGTCCCGATCACCTTCGTTACCTCCGAGCCCTACATCGGCCACATGGGCCTGGGCGGCGTGGGTGACTCCAAGGGGCTGCTGGAGCACGAGCTGCGCGAACGCCACATCAACTGGATCACCAACGCCCGCACCGAGCGCGTGGAAGACGGCAAGATGTACGTCACCCAGCTGGACGAGAAGGGCGAGGTGCTGAAGGAGCACGAGCTCGACTTCAACTACTCCATGATGCTGCCGGCCTTCCGCGGCGTTCCGGCGGTGGCCGACGTCGAGGGGCTGTGCAACCCGCGCGGCTTCGTGAAGGTGGACGAGTGCCAGCGCAGCCCGGCCTATTCCAACATCTTCGCCGCCGGTGTCGGCATCGCCATTCCGCCGGTGGAGCAGACCACCGTGGCCACCGGCGCCCCCAAGACCGGCTACATGATCGAGTCCATGGTGACCGCCATCGTCGAGAACATCGCCGGCGAGGTGGAGGGGAAGGGCGGCTGCAACACCCAGGGCACCTGGTCCACCATCTGCCTCGCGGACCTCGGCGATACCGGGGCCGCCTTCGTGGCCCTGCCGCAGATCCCGCCGCGGAACGTCACCTGGTCCAAGAAGGGCAAGTGGGTCCACTACGCCAAGATCGCCTTCGAGAAGTACTTCATGCGCAAGATGAAGACGGGCCACTCCGAGCCCATCTACGAGAAGTACGTCCTGCGCATGCTGGGCATCAACCGGCTCAAGAAGTAG
- a CDS encoding cupin domain-containing protein, translating into MARTPAIPETLLGDLDAATFLRDYWQQRPLLIRGALPGFRSPVSPEELAGLALQEDVESRLIRELDGPPWWSLEHGPFPEDRFADLPPTHWTLLVQGANRHVPELADLLESFRFIPDWRVDDVMVSYAPEGGSVGPHTDQYDVFLLQGQGRRRWSIGNAPCGDDDLLPDIPLRILRDFDPDHVWVLEPGDMLYLPPGIPHHGEALEPCQTLSVGFRAPGHADLVTAFLEEVAERLPAEGRFADPGRAEPENPGALDAASRARVRDTLRRALDEDAVLDAFFGRFVTTPDHDQDLRPEPPLSESAIRSRIQADEPVWRSEFSRFAFYEEDSGARLFVDGHEHWLGGVLAPAAAFLCRHRRYPAAELAEWLQVDGFPALLTELVNAGALYFPEEA; encoded by the coding sequence ATGGCCCGTACTCCCGCTATCCCCGAGACCCTGCTGGGTGATCTCGACGCCGCTACCTTCCTCCGGGACTACTGGCAGCAGCGCCCCCTGCTCATCCGGGGCGCCCTGCCCGGTTTCCGTTCGCCGGTGAGCCCGGAGGAGCTGGCCGGTCTTGCCCTCCAGGAGGATGTGGAATCGCGCCTGATCCGCGAGCTGGACGGCCCGCCCTGGTGGTCCCTGGAGCACGGCCCCTTCCCCGAGGACCGCTTTGCCGACCTGCCGCCTACCCACTGGACGCTGCTGGTCCAGGGCGCCAACCGCCACGTCCCCGAACTGGCCGACCTGCTGGAGTCCTTCCGCTTCATCCCCGACTGGCGGGTCGATGACGTCATGGTGAGTTATGCCCCCGAGGGCGGCAGCGTCGGCCCGCATACCGATCAGTACGACGTCTTCCTCCTCCAGGGACAGGGCCGGCGGCGCTGGTCCATCGGCAATGCCCCCTGCGGGGACGACGACCTCCTGCCCGATATCCCGTTGCGCATCCTGCGCGACTTCGACCCCGATCACGTCTGGGTCCTGGAGCCCGGGGACATGCTCTACCTGCCGCCGGGCATTCCCCATCACGGCGAGGCGCTGGAGCCGTGCCAGACGCTGTCGGTGGGGTTCCGCGCCCCGGGCCACGCCGACCTGGTCACGGCCTTTCTGGAGGAGGTGGCCGAACGCCTGCCGGCCGAGGGGCGGTTTGCCGACCCCGGCCGGGCGGAGCCGGAGAACCCGGGGGCGCTGGACGCGGCCAGCCGCGCTCGGGTCCGGGATACCCTGCGCCGGGCGCTGGACGAGGATGCCGTGCTGGATGCCTTTTTCGGCCGCTTCGTGACCACCCCCGACCACGACCAGGACCTGCGCCCGGAACCGCCCCTCTCCGAATCGGCGATCCGTTCCCGGATCCAGGCGGACGAGCCGGTCTGGCGCAGCGAATTCAGCCGCTTCGCCTTCTACGAGGAGGACAGTGGCGCCCGGTTGTTCGTGGATGGCCACGAACACTGGCTGGGCGGAGTGCTGGCCCCCGCCGCCGCCTTCCTCTGCCGGCATCGGCGCTATCCCGCCGCGGAGCTGGCCGAATGGCTGCAGGTGGACGGATTCCCCGCCCTGCTCACCGAGCTGGTGAATGCCGGCGCCCTCTATTTCCCCGAGGAGGCGTAG
- a CDS encoding sensor domain-containing protein, whose translation MDPMTAEVVPPEVTSEIGHSLMAEGPDAVIILGPDQRIRRFNRAAEEIFGFRESEMVGAPLDDLLLPEQTRQHGAYLDALAQQETAVMRMGERGHINARHRDGRTITLDATVGVLRHQESPWFFAFLRDITAQAQAEADLRHQRDLYHAISASNRLLIRNPVPDDAYSEICRIIVRLGGLGLAWIGLPSENGDFRPVAAFGEAADYVRNIRVTADPEQSEGRGPGGRVLREDQPVLIPDIQAEPTMAPWQEAARAHGLASVGGFPIRRGGSVAGVLLVYGRERDFFTPERVNLLEELAADLGAALDHYDQLQSNYRLLEILEATPDFVAIAEPEGRITYANPATRAGLGFDPVGHGIDTIHPDPSRRRLREEALPTARREGRWQGEIDVRVRGGREVHSFSQVIIAHSPEPGGEPSHYSTIARDIHDLKEAEARIEELSYRDRVTGLPNRTALRERLVEESRRLSRTGRQGAVVHLDLDGFKGINDTLGTEVGDGVLCAVGLRLRGQVRTEDVVAHIGADEFVVLLLDLEGTPEAAATAADRLAERMREEFSIPLKVEGRRHRLKASFGITLFPRADHDPDQLLRETDIALDPVKARGGDDIAFFQPGMLATTQRELELEQALADALDGGDIQVVYQPQWDLASGRMVGMEALARWEHPERGAISPAEFVPLAERSGLINRLGDSVLEQVLTQLREWEAAGYAIPPMGVAVNISPRQFAALDWEAGIHERLRRFGVAGDRLKLEVTESLLMENLATAADKLARLRAEGICFALDDFGTGYSSLAYLQELPLDYVKIDRSFVQRIGDGDAGEGIIEAVLAMASHLGLDVIAEGVETEAQADFLRSRNCDAGQGFLWARPLPPAEVAALLP comes from the coding sequence ATGGATCCGATGACAGCGGAGGTCGTACCCCCCGAGGTCACCAGCGAGATCGGCCATTCACTAATGGCAGAGGGTCCGGATGCCGTCATCATCCTCGGGCCGGACCAGCGTATTCGCCGCTTCAATCGCGCGGCCGAGGAGATCTTCGGTTTCCGGGAATCGGAGATGGTCGGCGCACCCCTGGATGACCTCCTCCTGCCGGAGCAGACGCGGCAGCACGGCGCCTACCTGGATGCCCTGGCGCAGCAGGAGACCGCGGTCATGCGAATGGGGGAGCGGGGGCATATCAACGCCCGCCACCGTGACGGCCGCACCATTACCCTCGATGCCACGGTGGGCGTACTCCGTCATCAGGAATCGCCCTGGTTCTTCGCCTTCCTCCGGGACATCACGGCTCAGGCGCAGGCCGAGGCCGATCTCCGCCACCAGCGGGACCTCTATCACGCCATCAGTGCCAGTAACCGACTGCTCATCCGCAATCCGGTCCCGGATGACGCCTATAGCGAGATCTGCCGCATCATCGTCCGCCTCGGCGGACTGGGCCTGGCCTGGATCGGGCTGCCCAGCGAGAACGGCGATTTCCGGCCGGTGGCTGCCTTCGGCGAGGCGGCCGACTACGTCCGGAACATCCGGGTGACGGCCGATCCCGAACAGTCCGAGGGTCGCGGTCCCGGTGGGCGCGTTCTGCGGGAAGACCAACCGGTCCTCATCCCGGATATCCAGGCCGAGCCGACCATGGCGCCGTGGCAGGAGGCCGCCCGGGCCCATGGCCTGGCCTCCGTCGGGGGCTTCCCCATTCGCCGGGGCGGCTCCGTGGCCGGTGTCCTTCTGGTCTACGGTCGGGAGCGGGACTTCTTTACGCCGGAGCGAGTCAACCTCCTGGAGGAACTGGCCGCCGATCTCGGCGCCGCCCTGGACCATTACGACCAGCTGCAGTCGAACTACCGGCTGCTGGAGATCCTGGAGGCCACCCCCGATTTCGTGGCCATCGCGGAGCCCGAAGGCCGGATCACCTACGCCAATCCGGCGACCCGGGCCGGGCTGGGCTTCGACCCGGTGGGTCACGGCATCGACACCATCCATCCCGACCCCTCGCGCCGGCGCCTCCGCGAGGAGGCACTGCCCACGGCGAGGCGTGAGGGTCGCTGGCAGGGCGAGATCGATGTCCGGGTCCGGGGCGGCCGGGAGGTCCATTCGTTCTCCCAGGTCATCATCGCGCATTCACCCGAGCCGGGAGGGGAGCCGAGCCACTATTCCACCATCGCCCGCGATATCCATGATCTCAAGGAGGCCGAGGCGCGTATCGAGGAGCTCTCCTACCGCGATCGGGTAACGGGGCTGCCCAACCGGACGGCCCTGCGCGAACGGTTGGTGGAGGAATCCCGTCGGCTCTCGCGCACCGGCCGCCAGGGGGCCGTGGTCCACCTCGACCTCGATGGCTTCAAGGGGATCAACGATACCCTCGGAACCGAGGTGGGTGACGGGGTGCTGTGTGCCGTGGGCCTGCGCCTGCGCGGCCAGGTCCGGACCGAGGATGTCGTGGCCCATATCGGGGCGGACGAGTTCGTGGTCCTCCTGCTCGACCTGGAAGGGACCCCGGAGGCCGCTGCTACCGCGGCGGATCGCCTGGCCGAGCGCATGCGGGAGGAATTCTCCATCCCGCTCAAGGTCGAGGGGCGGCGGCACCGGCTAAAGGCCAGCTTCGGGATCACGCTCTTCCCGCGTGCCGACCACGACCCGGACCAGCTCCTCCGGGAGACGGATATCGCCCTGGACCCCGTGAAGGCCCGGGGCGGTGACGACATCGCCTTCTTCCAGCCGGGAATGCTGGCGACCACGCAGCGGGAGCTGGAACTCGAACAGGCGCTGGCCGACGCCCTGGATGGTGGCGATATCCAGGTCGTCTACCAGCCCCAGTGGGACCTGGCCAGCGGCCGCATGGTGGGCATGGAGGCCCTGGCCCGCTGGGAGCACCCGGAACGCGGCGCGATCTCCCCGGCGGAATTCGTGCCCCTGGCCGAGCGTAGCGGGCTCATCAATCGCCTGGGTGACAGCGTGCTGGAACAGGTTCTGACGCAGCTCCGGGAGTGGGAGGCCGCCGGATATGCCATCCCGCCCATGGGGGTAGCGGTGAATATCAGCCCCCGGCAGTTTGCGGCGCTGGATTGGGAGGCGGGGATCCACGAGCGGCTGCGGAGGTTCGGCGTCGCCGGAGACCGCCTCAAGCTGGAGGTGACCGAGAGCCTGCTCATGGAGAACCTGGCGACCGCCGCCGACAAGCTCGCCCGCCTGCGAGCCGAGGGGATCTGCTTCGCGCTGGACGATTTCGGCACCGGATACTCCTCGCTGGCCTATCTCCAGGAACTCCCCCTGGACTACGTCAAGATTGACCGCTCTTTCGTCCAGCGCATCGGGGACGGGGACGCCGGCGAGGGGATCATCGAGGCCGTGCTGGCCATGGCCAGCCATCTGGGGCTCGACGTCATCGCCGAGGGAGTCGAGACCGAGGCCCAGGCCGATTTCCTGCGGAGCCGGAACTGTGATGCCGGGCAGGGTTTCCTCTGGGCGCGGCCACTCCCTCCGGCGGAGGTGGCGGCCCTCCTTCCTTGA
- a CDS encoding sigma-54 interaction domain-containing protein → MTTSASTPLPDPRPPRHLRPEITGMLDTFREPAILLGLDYRIIAANQAYRRTYGDGHPLQERHCYEVSHQYRVPCDQAGENCPLKSSLHEGTAQRVLHLHHTPRGDEHVDVELFPIRGDDGEIHYFVEVMHQARSASARAGGDHGMIGRSGPFNHMLELIQRVAPRRTTVLLLGESGTGKELAARAVHDGSDRAGGPFVPVDCSGLTETLFESELFGHEKGAFTGAQYRKTGLVESARGGTLFLDEVGDIPLDLQVKLLRLLETNTFRRVGGVEPQKADFRLVCATHRDLRSMIREGTFREDLYYRISAFPVHLPSLRERHDDIPLLAEHLLRRLDPEAEFELSGEAAACLAAYDFPGNIRELRNILERASVLTDDGVIRPQDLPPECACSGAGQLPPGQDDAIIPLEEAEARYLRWAVARFPGERRELAQQLGISERSLYRKLQQLDRGSD, encoded by the coding sequence ATGACGACTTCGGCCTCCACGCCCCTGCCCGACCCGCGCCCGCCGCGCCACCTGCGCCCCGAGATCACGGGAATGCTGGATACCTTCCGGGAACCGGCCATCCTGCTCGGCCTCGACTACCGGATCATCGCGGCGAACCAGGCCTACCGCCGCACCTACGGCGACGGCCACCCCCTCCAGGAGCGCCACTGCTATGAGGTCTCCCACCAGTACCGGGTGCCCTGCGACCAGGCCGGCGAGAACTGCCCGCTGAAGTCCAGCCTGCACGAGGGTACGGCCCAGCGGGTCCTCCATCTCCACCACACCCCGCGCGGTGACGAGCACGTGGACGTGGAACTCTTCCCCATCCGCGGCGATGACGGCGAGATCCACTACTTCGTCGAGGTGATGCACCAGGCGCGCTCGGCCAGTGCGCGGGCAGGCGGCGACCACGGGATGATCGGCCGATCGGGCCCCTTCAACCACATGCTGGAACTCATCCAGCGCGTGGCGCCACGGCGGACCACGGTCCTGCTCCTGGGTGAGTCGGGCACCGGCAAGGAGCTGGCGGCGCGGGCGGTCCACGACGGCAGCGATCGCGCCGGCGGGCCCTTCGTGCCGGTGGACTGTTCCGGGCTCACCGAGACCCTGTTCGAATCGGAGCTCTTCGGCCACGAAAAGGGCGCCTTCACCGGCGCGCAGTACCGCAAGACCGGCCTGGTCGAGTCGGCCCGGGGCGGTACCCTCTTCCTGGACGAGGTGGGCGACATCCCGCTGGATCTCCAGGTCAAGCTGCTGCGCCTGCTGGAGACCAACACCTTCCGCCGCGTGGGCGGGGTGGAGCCCCAGAAGGCCGATTTCCGCCTGGTCTGCGCCACCCACCGGGACCTGCGTTCGATGATCCGGGAGGGGACCTTCCGCGAGGACCTCTACTACCGGATCAGCGCCTTCCCGGTCCATCTGCCCAGCCTGCGCGAACGGCATGACGATATCCCGCTGCTGGCCGAGCACCTCCTGCGCCGCCTGGACCCCGAGGCGGAGTTCGAACTCTCCGGCGAGGCAGCGGCCTGCCTGGCCGCCTACGACTTCCCCGGCAACATCCGCGAGCTGCGCAATATTCTGGAGCGCGCCAGCGTCCTCACCGACGACGGCGTCATCCGGCCCCAGGACCTGCCGCCGGAGTGCGCCTGCAGCGGCGCCGGACAGCTTCCTCCGGGCCAGGATGACGCCATTATCCCGCTGGAAGAGGCGGAGGCCCGCTATCTGCGCTGGGCGGTGGCGCGCTTCCCCGGCGAGCGCCGGGAGCTGGCACAGCAGCTGGGGATCAGTGAACGCAGCCTCTATCGCAAGCTCCAGCAGCTGGACCGCGGCTCCGACTGA
- a CDS encoding MBL fold metallo-hydrolase, whose protein sequence is MIFRQWLDSDNEGERCGYLLADPVTRAAAVIDAHEAIAERCLDEIERLGLELHYAFETRLHIAHRSAAAWIRRETGALVVAHEATGIACADHHAEEGDGFHLGEETLTFLHLSGLCPGASALLWGDRLFTGDSLWPGGTGPMGPGGDLRTLRSNIEDRLFRFADETLVFPGACPDGRRVTTIGEERAGAGEADWPWKSRRGTDNQGLRPDIAAFNRECSQRPHAGPPA, encoded by the coding sequence ATGATCTTCCGTCAGTGGCTGGACAGCGACAACGAGGGCGAACGTTGCGGCTATCTGCTGGCCGACCCGGTGACCCGGGCGGCCGCGGTGATCGATGCCCATGAGGCCATTGCCGAACGGTGCCTGGACGAGATCGAGCGGCTGGGGCTGGAACTCCACTACGCCTTCGAGACTCGCCTGCACATCGCTCATCGATCCGCGGCGGCCTGGATCCGGCGCGAGACCGGCGCCCTGGTAGTGGCCCACGAGGCCACCGGCATCGCCTGCGCCGATCACCATGCCGAGGAGGGCGATGGCTTCCATCTCGGAGAGGAGACCCTGACCTTCCTCCACCTGTCCGGGCTCTGCCCCGGTGCCAGTGCGCTGCTCTGGGGCGACCGCCTCTTCACCGGGGATAGCCTCTGGCCGGGCGGTACCGGGCCCATGGGCCCCGGGGGTGACCTGCGCACGCTGCGCTCGAACATCGAGGATCGGCTGTTCCGGTTCGCCGACGAGACGCTGGTCTTCCCCGGCGCCTGCCCGGACGGCCGGCGAGTCACCACCATCGGGGAGGAGCGAGCCGGGGCCGGCGAAGCGGACTGGCCCTGGAAGAGCCGCCGGGGCACCGATAACCAGGGGCTACGGCCCGACATCGCCGCCTTCAACCGGGAATGCAGTCAGCGGCCCCACGCCGGGCCCCCTGCCTGA
- the ispG gene encoding flavodoxin-dependent (E)-4-hydroxy-3-methylbut-2-enyl-diphosphate synthase, with amino-acid sequence MSDSVPGPVSRTTRAVRVGGVTIGGGHPVAIQSMTNTDTAEPVATAIQVRQLAEAGSELVRITVNSEEAAAAVPRIREEMERMGVTVPLVGDFHFNGHKLLEQEPACGEALDKFRINPGNVGRGVRRDDNFARFIEHACHFDRPVRIGVNWGSLDPTVLERLMDANAARPEPLPPEAVMRDAVVTSAVESAARAEELGLGGDRIILSCKMSGVQDLIAVYRDLASRCDYPLHLGLTEAGMGTKGIVASTTALSVLLQEGIGDTIRISLTPEPGEPRTKEVEVARQILQSLELRNFAPAVVACPGCGRTTSTYFQELARDIEAYMGERMPQWRQEYPGVEGMTVAVMGCVVNGPGESRHADIGISLPGTGETPVAPVYEDGEKTVTLKGERIAEEFQQRLEAYVHYRFGDR; translated from the coding sequence ATGAGCGATTCCGTGCCCGGCCCCGTCAGCAGGACCACCCGAGCCGTTCGGGTCGGCGGGGTCACCATCGGCGGCGGCCACCCCGTTGCCATCCAGTCCATGACCAATACCGACACCGCCGAGCCGGTGGCCACCGCCATCCAGGTGCGCCAGCTCGCCGAGGCCGGTTCGGAGCTGGTCCGCATCACGGTGAACTCCGAGGAAGCGGCCGCCGCCGTACCGCGGATCCGCGAGGAGATGGAGCGGATGGGCGTGACGGTCCCGCTGGTGGGGGACTTCCACTTCAATGGCCACAAGCTCCTGGAGCAGGAGCCGGCCTGCGGCGAGGCGCTGGACAAGTTCCGGATCAACCCCGGCAACGTGGGCCGCGGCGTCCGGCGGGATGACAACTTCGCCCGCTTCATCGAGCACGCCTGCCACTTCGACCGGCCGGTGCGTATCGGGGTCAACTGGGGCAGCCTGGACCCGACGGTCCTGGAGCGCCTCATGGACGCCAACGCCGCCCGCCCGGAGCCGCTACCGCCGGAGGCGGTGATGCGCGATGCCGTGGTCACCTCGGCGGTGGAGAGCGCCGCCCGGGCGGAGGAGCTGGGCCTGGGCGGCGACCGGATCATCCTCTCCTGCAAGATGAGCGGCGTGCAGGACCTCATCGCCGTCTACCGCGACCTGGCCAGTCGCTGCGACTACCCGCTCCATCTGGGACTCACCGAGGCCGGGATGGGGACCAAGGGGATCGTCGCCTCCACCACGGCCCTGTCGGTGCTGTTGCAGGAGGGGATCGGCGACACCATCCGGATCTCCCTGACCCCGGAGCCCGGCGAGCCGCGTACCAAGGAGGTGGAGGTGGCGCGCCAGATCCTCCAGAGCCTGGAGCTGCGCAACTTCGCCCCGGCCGTGGTGGCCTGCCCCGGCTGCGGGCGGACCACCTCCACCTACTTCCAGGAGCTGGCCCGGGACATCGAGGCCTACATGGGCGAGCGCATGCCGCAGTGGCGGCAGGAATATCCCGGCGTGGAGGGGATGACCGTGGCGGTGATGGGCTGCGTGGTGAACGGCCCCGGCGAGAGCCGCCACGCCGATATCGGGATCAGCCTCCCCGGCACCGGCGAGACGCCGGTGGCACCGGTCTACGAGGACGGCGAGAAGACCGTGACCCTAAAGGGCGAACGCATCGCCGAGGAGTTCCAGCAGCGGCTGGAGGCGTACGTCCACTACCGCTTCGGCGACCGGTAA